A window of the Desulforapulum autotrophicum HRM2 genome harbors these coding sequences:
- a CDS encoding DUF523 domain-containing protein, whose amino-acid sequence MVKPIRIGISACLLGNYVRYDGNHSHDPLLLQTLGPFVDYVAVCPEVECGMTTPREPIILMGDPENPRLVTRDTGVDRTDQMVDWAQNRSKALEQENLCGFIFKNKSPSCGLFRVKVFDAEGGVTPTGRGLFARAFTRRFPTIPVEESQRLQDPELMADFIESLLSFQERHPCH is encoded by the coding sequence ATGGTAAAACCCATACGGATTGGAATCAGCGCCTGCCTGCTTGGCAACTATGTGCGCTATGATGGCAACCACAGCCACGATCCCTTGTTGCTTCAGACCCTGGGGCCTTTTGTTGATTATGTTGCCGTGTGTCCCGAGGTTGAATGCGGCATGACCACTCCCCGGGAGCCCATAATCCTCATGGGGGATCCTGAAAACCCGAGGCTGGTCACAAGGGATACCGGGGTTGATCGGACAGATCAGATGGTTGACTGGGCACAGAATCGGTCAAAGGCCCTTGAACAAGAGAATCTCTGCGGTTTTATATTTAAGAATAAATCCCCGAGCTGCGGTCTGTTTCGGGTCAAGGTGTTTGATGCAGAAGGTGGGGTTACGCCCACGGGAAGGGGGCTGTTTGCACGGGCCTTTACCCGGCGGTTTCCCACCATTCCTGTGGAGGAATCCCAACGGCTCCAGGATCCAGAGCTGATGGCAGATTTCATTGAAAGCCTCTTGTCCTTCCAGGAAAGACATCCCTGTCACTGA
- a CDS encoding nucleoside recognition domain-containing protein, which yields MTSIFASIEYTASIVLPMGGVMFLSLFGIEFFMQMGLMKHLKPLGKPIAGFANLPSESAVSFLAAIGSMIAAHTMAAGFHADQRLTDRELILTGVLNTVPFHFKETLTFQLPVILPLLGLKLCLVYITAFWLTGFIKIGFVVLGGRFFISKRKQTRDAFSTFECDPLDPGCGPRPWKRLVSDTWNTRKKMFSRMMTTLTAVTLAIQLLTNFGMLKWFEQIIIPMTALFDLPPGVVGPISTYVFSPTVGITYMSNLLNQGTVTPFQAIVALLAGSLLMIPVTRLRRTLPRYTSIYGIRNGFSICAWTTFLSMLSRVMILTWVLVFF from the coding sequence ATGACATCAATTTTTGCATCCATAGAATACACCGCATCCATAGTACTTCCCATGGGCGGGGTCATGTTTTTGAGCCTTTTCGGCATTGAGTTTTTCATGCAGATGGGGCTGATGAAACACCTCAAGCCCCTGGGAAAGCCAATAGCAGGGTTTGCCAATCTGCCATCGGAAAGCGCGGTAAGCTTTCTTGCTGCCATCGGATCCATGATTGCGGCCCACACCATGGCGGCAGGATTCCATGCTGACCAACGGCTCACGGACCGGGAACTGATCCTCACGGGGGTCCTCAACACGGTGCCCTTTCACTTCAAGGAAACCCTCACCTTTCAGCTCCCCGTTATTCTGCCCCTCCTCGGCCTGAAACTCTGCCTTGTCTACATTACCGCATTCTGGTTGACAGGATTCATCAAAATCGGATTTGTTGTTCTGGGGGGCCGTTTTTTTATTTCTAAAAGGAAACAAACCAGGGACGCCTTCAGCACCTTTGAGTGCGACCCCCTGGACCCCGGATGTGGGCCGCGGCCATGGAAGCGACTGGTTTCAGACACCTGGAACACCCGGAAAAAAATGTTTTCCCGCATGATGACAACCCTTACCGCGGTGACCCTGGCCATTCAACTCCTCACAAATTTTGGAATGCTCAAATGGTTTGAACAAATCATCATTCCCATGACGGCCCTGTTTGATCTTCCCCCCGGGGTTGTGGGGCCGATCAGCACCTATGTGTTCAGCCCAACCGTGGGAATCACTTATATGTCGAACCTTCTCAACCAGGGAACGGTCACCCCGTTCCAGGCCATTGTAGCCCTCCTTGCCGGAAGCCTTTTAATGATCCCGGTCACCCGGCTGAGAAGGACCCTGCCAAGGTACACCTCCATCTACGGCATCCGGAACGGGTTTTCCATCTGCGCATGGACCACTTTTTTAAGCATGCTCTCAAGGGTAATGATTCTTACCTGGGTGCTCGTATTCTTCTGA
- the mraZ gene encoding division/cell wall cluster transcriptional repressor MraZ — MFRASSFHTIDPKGRIIVPARFRDDIRAGGADGVMVSILDKALYAYTFNEWQAIEKKILSAKSEPMRRFKRFFLGNACECLCDKQGRILIPPSIRAYAGLEKEIVLVGMLDHFEIWSREQWDRENNLMEEELEKKEVREAIASLGL, encoded by the coding sequence ATGTTCAGAGCGAGCTCTTTCCATACCATTGACCCCAAGGGCAGAATCATTGTTCCGGCACGGTTCCGGGATGATATTCGGGCCGGTGGCGCAGATGGGGTTATGGTCTCGATCCTGGACAAGGCACTTTACGCTTATACCTTTAACGAGTGGCAGGCCATCGAAAAGAAGATTCTTTCCGCAAAGAGTGAGCCCATGCGGCGATTCAAGCGGTTTTTCCTTGGGAATGCCTGTGAATGCCTCTGTGATAAGCAGGGCCGTATACTGATTCCTCCGAGCATTAGGGCTTATGCCGGGTTAGAGAAGGAAATCGTACTTGTGGGGATGTTGGATCATTTTGAAATCTGGTCCAGGGAGCAGTGGGACAGGGAAAACAACTTGATGGAAGAAGAGCTGGAAAAAAAGGAAGTACGAGAAGCAATCGCATCCCTTGGTCTTTAA
- the rsmH gene encoding 16S rRNA (cytosine(1402)-N(4))-methyltransferase RsmH, with the protein MKFEHRSVMPREVRDGLDLKPGETCVDCTLGGSGHAVTSLAAVLPNGRLIGIDQDLDAIENAHRVFADDMANVSIFHDNFSHLPAILDSLGIKGVDGILLDLGLSLHQLRKGQRGFSFKGDEPLDMRMDMRTALTAADLVNTLEERALVDIFFKYGEEKMSRKIARAIVRQRASAPITRNCELAEIVRAAIPAKIVHQQKIHPATRVFQALRISVNRELEQLERFLETFVDFLNPGGRICIISFHSLEDRMVKRRFRALEQGCTCPRDFPECVCGFKPRLKSVTKRAVMPTPEEIEINPMARSARLRVAWRV; encoded by the coding sequence ATGAAATTTGAACATAGATCCGTCATGCCCCGGGAGGTCCGAGACGGCCTGGATCTCAAGCCTGGAGAAACCTGCGTTGACTGTACCCTTGGCGGTTCCGGCCATGCCGTAACAAGCCTGGCGGCCGTGCTGCCCAACGGCAGGCTCATAGGGATTGATCAGGACCTGGATGCCATTGAGAATGCCCACAGGGTCTTTGCAGATGACATGGCCAACGTATCTATTTTTCACGACAATTTTTCCCATCTTCCCGCCATTCTTGACAGTCTTGGCATAAAGGGGGTGGACGGCATCCTGCTGGACCTTGGACTGTCGCTCCATCAGCTCCGGAAGGGGCAAAGGGGATTCAGCTTCAAGGGAGACGAACCCCTGGACATGCGCATGGACATGCGTACAGCTTTAACGGCCGCCGATCTTGTGAACACCCTTGAAGAAAGGGCCCTTGTAGACATTTTTTTCAAGTATGGTGAAGAGAAAATGTCAAGAAAGATTGCCCGGGCCATTGTCAGACAAAGGGCGTCTGCTCCGATAACCCGGAACTGTGAACTTGCCGAAATTGTAAGGGCTGCCATTCCTGCTAAAATTGTTCACCAGCAGAAGATTCATCCGGCAACCCGGGTGTTCCAGGCCCTCCGGATCAGTGTTAACCGGGAACTTGAGCAGCTGGAGCGGTTTTTGGAGACCTTTGTGGATTTTTTAAACCCAGGGGGCAGGATCTGCATCATTTCGTTCCATTCCCTTGAGGATAGGATGGTCAAGCGGCGGTTCAGGGCCCTTGAGCAGGGCTGTACCTGCCCCCGGGATTTTCCAGAGTGCGTGTGCGGGTTTAAGCCCAGGCTCAAATCCGTGACCAAAAGGGCCGTCATGCCGACACCCGAGGAAATTGAGATAAATCCCATGGCAAGAAGTGCAAGGCTCAGGGTTGCCTGGAGGGTATGA
- a CDS encoding FtsB/FtsL family cell division protein: MGDEFGRLRRNAVKSEIKKIQGPWLVFLLLFICELFIYTGIRVDCTRNRFQISRAQEAGKRARTYQKELIIELDRLGAPERIAKIARTRLGLEMPEQDQVVYMDPQ, encoded by the coding sequence ATGGGAGACGAATTCGGCAGATTACGTAGGAACGCCGTAAAGTCGGAGATTAAAAAGATTCAAGGCCCCTGGCTGGTGTTTCTGCTCCTTTTTATCTGTGAACTTTTTATTTATACCGGTATCCGGGTGGATTGTACACGGAACCGATTTCAGATCTCCCGGGCCCAAGAGGCGGGAAAAAGGGCACGGACTTACCAGAAAGAGTTGATCATCGAGCTGGATCGGTTGGGAGCGCCCGAGAGAATCGCAAAAATAGCAAGAACAAGACTTGGCCTTGAGATGCCGGAACAGGATCAGGTCGTTTACATGGACCCACAATGA
- a CDS encoding peptidoglycan D,D-transpeptidase FtsI family protein: MGQKKDSGMQVRILLVELFFFLFMSLLGAKAVKIQIFDSDDLAKKAENEYTDTVQIQGKRGEILDRNLKRLCTTIDALSVAVFPKRLGNPAKDARSIAAVLGMDPVKLAGKISSSKNFVWVKRKISPAEVEALKGLNLTGLSFQKDVVRFYPNRTLAAQVIGFTGSDSKGLEGLEYGYEDVLKGKQSKFTITKDAAGRRLDADKNLSEVLSGGGLVLTIDRNIQYITEGALKNVVTRFKAKSAMAIAMRPKTGEILSMALYPEFNPNAFSEFTRERWRNRSVTDPFEPGSVMKVFLAASAMDKGYCTPKSIFFCENGSYRVGSYTVHDTHEHGWLTLAQIIKYSSNIGAVKISETTGEQALYEGLSGFGFGSRTGVSSPGETPGSLSFYQRWSAIDAAAISFGQGMSVSAVQLVAAIAAIANDGVLMRPLLVQKTLFNTGEVDQTFEPQRVRRVISARTAQTVRQMMRSVVTEDGTGTNAAIEGYSVCGKTGTAQKVAQNGRGYAKNRYTAVFAGFAPENSPEIAVVVVVDEPRGNHYGGVVAAPAFKSIVAESFHYLNIPPDIGPDLGPKQVVARVSDGV, from the coding sequence ATGGGCCAGAAAAAAGACAGCGGAATGCAGGTTCGAATTCTTTTGGTAGAGCTGTTTTTTTTTCTGTTCATGAGTCTTCTTGGGGCAAAGGCCGTTAAAATTCAGATCTTTGACAGTGATGATCTTGCTAAAAAGGCGGAAAACGAGTATACAGATACCGTCCAGATCCAGGGAAAAAGGGGAGAGATTCTGGATAGAAACCTCAAACGGCTGTGTACGACCATTGATGCGCTTTCCGTTGCTGTTTTCCCAAAACGTCTTGGGAACCCGGCAAAGGATGCCCGATCAATTGCAGCTGTTCTGGGGATGGACCCGGTGAAACTTGCGGGGAAAATATCTTCGAGTAAAAATTTTGTCTGGGTTAAGCGTAAAATTTCCCCTGCAGAGGTAGAGGCGCTCAAGGGCCTTAACCTTACAGGTTTGTCGTTTCAAAAAGATGTGGTCCGTTTCTACCCCAACAGGACCCTTGCAGCCCAGGTGATTGGGTTTACAGGGTCTGATTCAAAGGGGTTGGAGGGGCTGGAGTATGGTTATGAGGATGTACTGAAGGGAAAGCAGAGCAAGTTCACCATCACCAAGGATGCTGCGGGAAGAAGGCTTGATGCGGACAAAAATTTAAGCGAGGTACTCAGCGGCGGCGGCTTGGTCCTGACCATTGACAGAAATATCCAGTATATCACCGAAGGGGCGCTGAAGAACGTGGTGACCCGTTTTAAGGCCAAATCTGCCATGGCAATTGCCATGCGGCCGAAAACCGGTGAAATCCTTTCCATGGCACTCTATCCTGAATTTAATCCCAATGCCTTTTCTGAATTTACACGGGAGCGCTGGAGAAATCGATCCGTGACAGATCCCTTTGAGCCGGGGTCCGTCATGAAGGTGTTTCTGGCAGCGTCTGCCATGGACAAAGGGTATTGTACCCCTAAATCTATTTTTTTCTGCGAGAACGGCAGTTACAGGGTCGGGTCCTATACCGTCCATGATACCCATGAACACGGCTGGCTGACCCTGGCACAGATTATTAAGTATTCGAGCAATATAGGCGCTGTGAAAATTTCAGAAACAACAGGTGAACAGGCCCTTTACGAGGGCCTTTCCGGATTCGGGTTCGGCAGTCGAACAGGTGTATCGTCTCCGGGGGAAACCCCTGGTTCTTTGTCCTTCTACCAGAGGTGGTCCGCCATAGATGCTGCGGCCATATCCTTTGGCCAGGGCATGTCGGTTTCAGCAGTTCAGCTTGTGGCCGCCATCGCCGCCATTGCCAACGACGGGGTGCTCATGCGCCCGCTTCTGGTTCAAAAAACGCTTTTCAATACCGGTGAGGTCGATCAGACCTTTGAACCCCAACGGGTCCGGCGGGTCATCTCTGCCCGGACGGCACAAACGGTTCGCCAGATGATGCGGTCTGTTGTGACGGAAGACGGCACAGGCACCAATGCCGCAATCGAGGGCTATTCTGTGTGTGGCAAGACGGGAACGGCCCAAAAGGTTGCACAGAACGGCAGGGGCTACGCCAAAAACCGCTATACAGCGGTATTTGCAGGGTTTGCCCCGGAAAATAGTCCCGAGATAGCCGTTGTTGTGGTGGTTGATGAACCCCGGGGAAATCATTATGGCGGTGTTGTGGCTGCACCGGCATTTAAAAGTATTGTTGCAGAATCCTTTCATTATCTTAACATCCCCCCGGATATTGGTCCGGACTTAGGTCCGAAACAGGTGGTTGCAAGGGTGTCAGATGGAGTATAA
- a CDS encoding UDP-N-acetylmuramoyl-L-alanyl-D-glutamate--2,6-diaminopimelate ligase, whose product MKLSYLLKECTPLWRRSLDPASDPGSDPEITSIHNDSRDVKPGGLFIAVRGFKIDGHDYVEDALERGAAAVVVQQRVPGKQRMVEVADTRKAMASIAARFYDNPSESMCLVGITGTNGKTTTSFILESIFAQAGHCVGVIGTVNFRYRGKLFNNPVTTPESIDLQRILAQMKAAQVSHVVMEVSSHSIDLHRVRNCRFDAGVFTNLTQDHLDYHRTMGRYFACKRRFFTRILPSGPKALTAMAVINLDDEKGQALRDAAATKVVTTGRDSRADVCALDLAETITGTTGILKIDGAPYPFSSALVGAFNVENILSAAGAAHAIGIDPQVIVRGIEGCKGVPGRLERVEPDNGRHVFVDYAHTPDALMSILETLKAQAPKRIITVVGCGGDRDRSKRPIMGQIAATLSDVAIITSDNPRSEDPHGIIQEILKGIDTALCPELKPDQLKTGNGFFVEPDRRKALELAVAASTPGDILVAAGKGHETYQILKGGTIHFDDREILSSALAGVQGLGETL is encoded by the coding sequence TTGAAATTATCATATTTATTAAAAGAATGTACCCCCCTGTGGCGTCGCAGCCTGGACCCGGCCTCTGATCCTGGTTCTGACCCTGAAATTACGTCCATCCACAACGACTCAAGGGATGTAAAGCCAGGAGGGCTATTCATTGCTGTCCGAGGATTCAAGATCGATGGTCACGACTACGTTGAAGACGCCCTTGAGCGGGGGGCCGCAGCCGTTGTTGTCCAGCAACGAGTTCCGGGTAAACAACGGATGGTTGAGGTGGCTGACACCCGAAAGGCCATGGCTTCCATTGCTGCACGTTTTTACGACAACCCCTCGGAATCAATGTGTCTTGTGGGAATTACCGGGACCAATGGTAAGACCACTACCTCCTTTATCCTTGAGAGTATTTTTGCCCAGGCCGGCCATTGTGTGGGGGTGATTGGAACGGTAAACTTCCGGTACCGGGGAAAACTCTTTAACAACCCCGTAACCACTCCTGAATCCATAGATCTTCAGCGGATCCTGGCCCAGATGAAGGCTGCTCAAGTTAGCCATGTTGTCATGGAAGTTTCATCCCACAGCATTGACCTTCACCGTGTGAGAAACTGCAGGTTTGATGCCGGAGTGTTCACCAACCTTACCCAGGACCATCTGGACTACCACCGGACCATGGGCCGCTATTTTGCCTGCAAACGAAGATTTTTTACACGGATACTGCCAAGCGGTCCCAAGGCTCTGACAGCCATGGCCGTTATCAACCTGGATGATGAAAAGGGGCAGGCCCTCAGGGACGCCGCAGCCACAAAGGTGGTGACCACGGGAAGAGATTCCCGTGCCGATGTCTGTGCCCTTGACCTTGCTGAAACCATAACCGGCACAACCGGAATCCTGAAAATAGATGGGGCCCCATACCCGTTTTCCTCGGCCCTTGTGGGGGCGTTCAATGTGGAAAATATACTGTCGGCTGCCGGGGCTGCACACGCCATTGGCATCGATCCCCAGGTCATTGTCAGGGGGATTGAAGGCTGCAAGGGTGTTCCCGGCCGCCTTGAGAGGGTTGAGCCCGACAATGGTCGCCATGTATTTGTGGACTATGCCCATACCCCGGACGCCCTGATGTCCATCCTTGAAACACTTAAGGCCCAGGCCCCGAAACGGATTATCACCGTTGTTGGTTGCGGCGGGGACCGGGACCGTTCAAAGCGGCCGATCATGGGCCAGATTGCTGCAACCTTGAGTGATGTTGCCATCATCACCTCTGACAATCCAAGGAGCGAAGATCCCCATGGGATTATCCAGGAGATCCTTAAGGGGATTGATACGGCCCTCTGTCCTGAGCTCAAACCTGATCAGTTGAAAACCGGGAACGGTTTTTTTGTGGAGCCTGACAGAAGAAAAGCCCTTGAACTGGCCGTTGCTGCATCAACCCCGGGTGATATCCTTGTTGCTGCAGGCAAGGGCCACGAAACCTATCAGATCTTAAAGGGTGGCACTATTCATTTTGACGACAGGGAAATTTTATCCAGTGCCCTTGCAGGTGTGCAAGGGCTGGGAGAAACGTTATGA
- a CDS encoding UDP-N-acetylmuramoyl-tripeptide--D-alanyl-D-alanine ligase, which translates to MNRPIPWRVADIAKALGQGPTHTVTEIVFSGVSTDSRTIGVQDLFVALEGERFDGHTFIADLVKRGVRGFVVKKGQKIPKDVPGCLFFSVDNTLTALGDLARFQRLRAGVRVVAITGSNGKTSTRKMTGEIFGRKFNTLTTRGNLNNEIGLPLTLLGLSLDHEWAVVEMGMNHGGEIHRLGSIALPDIGVITNTSHCHLEGLGTVEGVARAKAELLPHVRVHGSAVLNLDDPRFPIFSAAVRANTAIENIVCFSMDRLNMDCVGASAIADREEGMGFTLVSPSEGTREVFLHTPARFMVSNALAAAGAALAAGISMDVIKQGLEAFEPEPGRMHLEPGFNHTTIIDDTYNANPGSVGAALETLERVTQNGVGIAVLGDMLELGPGTEQFHREMGALAAASGISRLYAHGPMADHVIHGAVKAGFPGSAAMTGTRDEIAADLLAHTPENAWILVKGSRGMRLEKIVSQLKRTTTIAGGGKMDPSDGN; encoded by the coding sequence ATGAACCGGCCCATACCCTGGCGGGTGGCTGACATCGCAAAGGCCCTGGGACAAGGGCCCACGCATACGGTAACTGAGATTGTTTTTTCAGGCGTTTCAACCGATTCGCGCACCATTGGCGTCCAGGACCTGTTTGTGGCCCTGGAAGGAGAACGGTTTGACGGCCACACCTTTATTGCCGACCTTGTGAAAAGGGGCGTCCGGGGGTTTGTGGTTAAAAAGGGGCAAAAGATTCCCAAGGATGTCCCGGGCTGCCTGTTTTTTTCCGTGGACAACACCCTCACGGCCCTGGGTGACCTTGCCCGATTCCAGAGGTTGAGGGCCGGGGTCAGAGTGGTTGCCATCACCGGATCCAATGGAAAGACCTCCACCCGGAAGATGACCGGGGAAATTTTCGGCCGCAAATTCAATACCCTTACGACCCGGGGAAACCTCAACAACGAGATTGGACTTCCCCTGACACTCCTGGGACTCTCCCTGGACCATGAATGGGCCGTGGTGGAAATGGGCATGAACCATGGAGGTGAGATTCACCGCCTGGGATCAATTGCCCTGCCCGACATCGGCGTAATCACAAACACCAGTCATTGTCACCTTGAGGGGCTGGGAACGGTGGAAGGCGTGGCCCGGGCCAAGGCAGAACTCCTGCCCCATGTCCGAGTCCATGGGAGTGCGGTCTTGAACCTGGACGACCCACGTTTTCCCATTTTTTCCGCAGCGGTCCGGGCCAATACCGCCATTGAAAATATTGTCTGTTTTTCCATGGACCGTTTGAACATGGACTGTGTGGGGGCATCGGCAATAGCAGACAGGGAAGAAGGCATGGGGTTTACCCTTGTCTCACCCTCGGAAGGGACGCGGGAAGTTTTTCTTCACACGCCGGCCCGTTTCATGGTCAGCAATGCCCTTGCTGCCGCTGGTGCGGCCCTTGCTGCCGGCATCTCCATGGACGTGATTAAACAGGGTCTTGAAGCCTTTGAACCGGAACCGGGACGCATGCACCTTGAGCCTGGCTTTAACCACACCACCATCATCGACGACACCTATAATGCAAATCCAGGTTCTGTGGGGGCTGCCCTTGAAACCCTTGAGCGGGTTACGCAAAACGGGGTCGGCATTGCCGTTCTTGGCGACATGCTCGAGCTTGGGCCGGGGACTGAACAATTTCACCGGGAGATGGGTGCCCTTGCTGCAGCATCGGGAATATCCAGGCTATACGCCCATGGTCCCATGGCTGACCATGTGATCCACGGGGCCGTAAAGGCCGGTTTCCCAGGATCGGCGGCCATGACCGGCACCCGGGATGAGATTGCCGCGGACCTGCTGGCACATACACCTGAAAACGCCTGGATCCTGGTCAAGGGTTCCAGGGGAATGCGGCTTGAAAAGATCGTCTCTCAACTCAAACGAACCACAACCATTGCCGGGGGGGGAAAGATGGACCCCTCCGACGGGAATTAG
- the mraY gene encoding phospho-N-acetylmuramoyl-pentapeptide-transferase, which produces MLFHYLYPLHTEISFFNLFRYITFRTIYGGLTAFLICFLLGPWVINRLSRMQIGQFIQNDGPETHFEKEGTPTMGGILILFSLGVSTLLWADLTNHYILITLLSMLLFGAIGFIDDYLMQVKKRNMGFTARGKFLVQIMAGLVISYLVYLCPDFDTSLSIPFLKNFTPDLGIWYIPFATLVIVGTSNAVNLTDGLDGLAIGPIIIAGVTYMIFAYVASHITIASYLQVKHIASCGEITIVCGILAGAGLGFLWFNAHPAQVFMGDTGSIPLGAILGTIAVITKQEILLLVVGGLFVIEALSVIIQVGYFKLSKGKRVFRMAPLHHHFELKGWPESKVIVRFWIIAITLALISLSTLKIR; this is translated from the coding sequence ATGCTGTTTCACTACCTTTATCCCTTGCACACCGAAATTTCATTTTTCAACCTGTTTCGGTATATCACCTTTCGTACCATCTATGGGGGGCTTACCGCCTTTTTGATCTGTTTTCTGCTCGGACCCTGGGTGATCAATAGACTCTCAAGGATGCAGATCGGTCAGTTCATTCAAAATGACGGGCCTGAAACCCATTTTGAAAAAGAGGGTACACCCACCATGGGCGGAATTCTCATCCTTTTTTCCCTTGGGGTCTCTACCCTTCTCTGGGCTGATCTCACCAACCACTACATCCTGATAACCCTTTTATCCATGCTGCTTTTTGGTGCCATTGGGTTCATTGACGACTATCTGATGCAGGTTAAAAAAAGAAACATGGGGTTCACGGCAAGGGGTAAGTTCCTGGTTCAGATCATGGCCGGGCTTGTGATCTCCTACCTGGTGTATCTCTGTCCGGATTTTGATACCAGTCTGTCCATCCCTTTTTTAAAGAACTTCACCCCGGATCTTGGCATCTGGTACATCCCCTTTGCAACCCTTGTGATTGTCGGGACCTCCAATGCCGTAAATCTCACCGACGGCCTTGACGGCCTTGCCATCGGACCCATCATCATTGCAGGGGTGACCTATATGATTTTTGCCTATGTGGCAAGCCACATCACCATAGCCTCCTATCTCCAGGTGAAACACATTGCCTCCTGCGGCGAGATCACCATTGTCTGTGGCATCCTTGCCGGGGCAGGACTCGGGTTCCTCTGGTTTAACGCCCACCCGGCCCAGGTCTTTATGGGCGATACCGGGTCCATTCCCCTGGGGGCGATTCTTGGAACCATTGCAGTGATTACCAAGCAGGAAATTCTGCTCCTGGTTGTGGGCGGACTGTTTGTCATCGAGGCCCTTTCCGTGATCATCCAGGTGGGTTATTTCAAACTTTCCAAGGGGAAAAGGGTGTTTCGCATGGCACCGCTGCACCACCATTTTGAGCTCAAGGGGTGGCCCGAGTCCAAGGTGATCGTGCGGTTCTGGATCATTGCCATTACCCTGGCCCTGATTTCCCTTTCAACCCTTAAGATTCGTTAG
- the murD gene encoding UDP-N-acetylmuramoyl-L-alanine--D-glutamate ligase produces MTLSTVMASLLKHPDEGYVLVAGLGVSGVAIARFLRSKNIDVVATDSRPLGQDVTAPLEALGVRCETNGHRVETFEGAALVVTSPGIPLDMAFFERARAKKISVTGELDLFFYFLERPLVAITGTNGKTTVTTLVSEMLKRSGLSVFTGGNIGTPLVEFLESGQTEDVVVAEVSSFQLDAATMFAPRVAVLLNIAEDHMDRYTAFSAYADSKWALLGNQSENDIAVVNQTLPIDSDRKRTIKAVLLTFGEDKACNAAIDTRSIAISTQDQKFVLDLSVTRLRGAHNRENIAAAALAALLAGACQAGIQGALDDFSGLAHRTEYVTAINGVDYYNDSKGTNPHAVEGALRGFDRVILILGGRSKGTDFSCLVPLINQRVKTVILMGEAAREIKAVLGSTVEILEAGSMADVVSVANRIATHGDTVLLSPGCSSFDMYDNYAQRGRDFKDQVMKLKGNTP; encoded by the coding sequence ATGACCCTTTCAACTGTCATGGCATCCCTGTTAAAACACCCGGACGAGGGATACGTGCTTGTGGCCGGCCTTGGCGTCTCCGGGGTTGCCATTGCCCGGTTTCTGCGGTCAAAAAATATTGATGTGGTTGCAACGGACAGCCGGCCCCTGGGCCAGGATGTGACAGCACCCCTTGAAGCCCTTGGCGTAAGATGTGAAACCAACGGCCACAGGGTTGAAACATTTGAAGGTGCGGCCCTGGTGGTGACCAGCCCTGGCATTCCCCTTGACATGGCTTTTTTTGAACGGGCAAGGGCCAAGAAAATAAGCGTAACGGGCGAGCTTGACCTGTTTTTTTATTTCCTTGAACGTCCCCTTGTGGCCATCACCGGCACCAACGGCAAGACTACGGTAACCACCCTTGTCAGTGAGATGTTGAAAAGGTCGGGTTTAAGCGTGTTTACCGGCGGAAACATCGGAACCCCCCTGGTTGAGTTTCTTGAATCAGGACAAACGGAAGATGTAGTTGTTGCAGAGGTGAGCAGCTTTCAGTTGGATGCGGCAACAATGTTCGCTCCCCGGGTGGCTGTGTTGCTCAACATTGCCGAGGACCACATGGACCGGTACACAGCTTTTTCTGCCTATGCCGATTCCAAGTGGGCGCTCCTGGGCAACCAGTCGGAAAATGATATTGCCGTTGTCAACCAAACCCTTCCCATTGATTCCGACCGGAAACGAACAATCAAGGCAGTTCTTCTGACCTTTGGTGAAGACAAGGCCTGCAACGCCGCCATTGACACCCGGTCTATTGCCATCAGCACCCAGGACCAAAAATTTGTCCTGGATCTGTCCGTGACCCGCTTAAGGGGTGCCCACAACCGGGAAAACATCGCCGCCGCTGCCCTTGCAGCCCTTCTGGCCGGGGCCTGCCAGGCAGGAATTCAAGGCGCTTTGGACGACTTTTCAGGACTTGCCCATCGAACCGAGTATGTGACAGCCATCAATGGGGTGGATTATTATAACGACTCCAAGGGAACCAATCCCCATGCTGTTGAAGGAGCCTTAAGGGGGTTTGACCGGGTGATTCTGATCCTGGGGGGTCGATCCAAGGGAACCGACTTTTCCTGCCTGGTGCCCCTAATCAACCAGCGGGTCAAGACCGTCATTCTCATGGGAGAAGCTGCCCGGGAGATCAAGGCGGTCTTGGGTTCAACAGTCGAAATTCTGGAAGCTGGGTCCATGGCCGATGTCGTGTCCGTTGCAAACCGCATTGCAACCCATGGCGACACGGTCCTTCTTTCCCCGGGGTGTTCAAGTTTTGACATGTACGACAATTACGCCCAGAGGGGCAGGGATTTTAAAGACCAGGTGATGAAACTCAAAGGAAACACGCCGTGA